Genomic window (Tepidisphaeraceae bacterium):
ATCGAGTGCGACGCGATCCAGAGCAGCGTCGACCCGTAATGCTCGCGCTGCGCGTACCACGCCGGGCGGGTGCCCCAGCGGTAGCTCTTCTGGCCGGTGATAAGCGCCACGCGCCCCACCCGACCATCGCGCACGGCCAGGCGGGCGGCGCGAAACTCAGGACGGGCACGGAAATCGAACTCGGTGATCAGCGTGCGGGATGGGTCGGCGATGCACAGTTCCGCGATGCGCTCGAACGCCGTCCACGAAGCGGCGGCCGGTTTGTCGGTAACGATCGGCACGTTGAACGGCAGGCAGGCGACGATCGCGTCGGCCATGTGACCGTAGACGACGCCAATGCTGACGACGTCGGGCTTGAACGCCGTCATCATCGCGGGCACGTCGGTGTACAAATCGGGCGAGGGTTCCAGTGTTGCCGAGAAGGCTTCCGATGCCTTGGGGTCGTGCGGGTCGGCGACGAACGCCAGTTGATGTTCACCGAGCGGCGTCCGCCGAAGGTAGTGATGGCCCGACCCACCGATGAACGCGATGCGCATAAGGTTGTGTCCTGTTCACGAACGGTGCAGTCGATCGGGCGATGGCGATCCGTTGGATGACGCCCTACATAGCCACCGGCTTGCCGGTGGCTATGTAGGGCGCACCTTGCCGTAGCGTTCGGGTGCCACGGTTTGGTACTCCAAGCCGTGTCTCGGGCGTGCGGCAGGCACGGCTTGGAGTACCAAACCGTGGCACCCAGAGGGCACTCGCTACGCGAAAGTGTCCCCTGCTCTATGTAGTCCATACCACGCCAGAGGCATCTCTCTCGATGCCCAAACTTGGGCATTCACATACTTGACGCACGCCCGCGGTCCGGTCCCCTCTCCCGCCTGCGCCGGGGGAGGGCTAGGGTGGGGGTCCGTGATCGCGGACGCATTCAAAGTCGCCAAGAAGGCCCCCACCCTAGCCCTCCCCCGCGAGTACGCGGGAGAGGGGACCGGACGAGTGCGTCAAGTATGTTATTGCCCAAACTTGCCTACGGCACGATCGCGCCACCGCGCGACCCGCCGGACGGTCGGGGCGTGCTGCGGGGCGTGGGACGCGGGGCGACCGGTTGCGGGTTGGCGTCCGCCGGCCGGCCGGGCACTTCCGTTACGCCTTGGTTTTCCGTCGGCAACGGTGGTTGTTCACCACTGGGCCGGCGGACGGGTTCGGACACGCTGGGCACCGGCGCTTGCGCCGGTGGCACGGGTCCGACGTTGGTGCCGTCCAGGTTTGCGCCACCCACACCGTCACCCGGCAGCGGCGCCGTGGGGGCCGACGGGTCCCCCTCGTACGGGTAGGCTGGCTGCACGGTGAAGCTGGCGGGCGTGATCTCGCCGTTCCACGTGTAGGACTCGAACGGCGGCTTGTAGAAGTACGTGATCGGCAGCGCGACGATGTTGGCCAGGAACAGCACCGGCTCGACCGCGTTGCGTTCGTACTGCCCCGCCTGCGCCCGTGGCGCCAGTGGGAAGCGCGTGCTGCCCGCGACGACGGAACCGTTCGGGTAGTACAGCGTGCTCTTTTCCCAATCGCGCAGC
Coding sequences:
- a CDS encoding Gfo/Idh/MocA family oxidoreductase; the protein is MRIAFIGGSGHHYLRRTPLGEHQLAFVADPHDPKASEAFSATLEPSPDLYTDVPAMMTAFKPDVVSIGVVYGHMADAIVACLPFNVPIVTDKPAAASWTAFERIAELCIADPSRTLITEFDFRARPEFRAARLAVRDGRVGRVALITGQKSYRWGTRPAWYAQREHYGSTLLWIASHSIDALRFVTGGEPTCVYAHQANVTRGSKWGTAEDVATAAFALPGGGSAMVHADFLRPAAAASHGDDRLRIVGDHGVVEIIGGRCWLTTTDAASTDITDTATSTGAGPEMLAAALTGGNEYFSTTESLRTAELLLKTRDRADAAR